The sequence below is a genomic window from Aureispira sp. CCB-E.
TTGATAATAATCTTACAAATCTTTATTGCTGTATAGGAGGTTATTTTATGCATTCAGTAGCCAAGCTTTTCAAAAATACAAAAAAATACCTACCTTTTAATTTATTCCCTTGTGAAGGGAACTAAAAAGTATAGAAACAGCTTTATAAAATAAACTTAGTTTATAAAACAAACAAAGTTGCGATTGGTTATTATTATAAACCTAGAAAAAGCGACTAAAAAAACTCAATATATAACCTGCAACAGGTTGGTTATTTTTGCCTGATTGCAACACAAAAACAACGACTATGAAAATAGCCATAGCGCAATTAAATTACCACATTGGAAATTTTGAAGGCAACCTACAAAAAATGTTGAAAGCTACCGCTACTGCCAAAGAACAAGGTGCTGACATTGTTGTCTTTGGAGAATTAGCTGTCACAGGATACCCACCACGAGACTTTTTGGAATTTGACGACTTTATTCGACGCAGCGAAGAAGTCGTCAATACCTTGGCAAAAGCAGCGGCAGGGATAGCAATTGTTGTTGGAGCGCCTTGCCGAAATCCAGTCATTGAAGGAAAAGATTTGTACAACTCCGCTTATTTTTTGGCAGAAGGAAAAATTCAGCAAGTAGCGCACAAAGCGTTGTTACCTACTTATGACATCTTTGATGAGTATCGTTACTTTGAACCTGCTAGTGAATTTAAGGTTGTGGATTACAAGGGGTGCAAGATTGCTTTGACTGTCTGTGAAGATATTTGGAATGTTGGTAATGAAAACCCGTTGTATAAGATTTGTCCTTTAGATGAGTTGATGCCACAAAGTCCTGATTTTGTGTTGAATTTATCAGCTTCACCCTTTAGTTTTACACATGCTAGCAATCGAATTCATGTCCTAAAAGCAAATGTAGAGCGTTATGGAAAACCCATGTTTTATGTCAATCATGTAGGGGCACAAACGGAGATTATTTTTGATGGGGGTTCACTGGTTATGTCGCCAGATGGTAATGTGCACGATGAGTTGCCTTATTTTGAAGAATGTATTCGTACATACGATTTAGAAACGGTTCAAAAAGGAGGCGTGCATCAAGTACAACCAAAAGAGAAAATGACCTTGATTCACGATGCTTTGGTGACAGGAATACGAGATTATTTTGGCAAATTAGGGCTAAAAAAAGCAATTTTAGGACTTTCGGGGGGAATTGATTCTGCGGTTGTTGCGGTCTTAGCACAACGAGCGTTAGGTGCTGAAAATGTTCGTGTGTTATTAATGCCTTCTCAGTTTTCTTCCGATCACTCGATCAATGATGCAAGAGAATTGGCACAAAATCTTAACGTTCAGTACGACTTAATTTCAATAGAGGAGGCGTATGCATCTTATGAAAAATTGTTAAAACCCCACTTTGCGGGAACAACATTCAATGTAACAGAAGAAAATATCCAAGCACGAATTCGAGGGATGCTGCTGATGGCTATGTCCAATAAATTTGGCAATATACTACTCAATACTTCTAACAAGAGTGAAGCTGCTGTTGGGTACGGAACATTGTATGGCGATATGGCAGGAGGTCTTTCTGTCATTGCTGATTTGTACAAAACAGAGGTCTTTGCATTGTCTAGATATATGAATAAAGACGGAGAGGTAATT
It includes:
- a CDS encoding NAD+ synthase, with the protein product MKIAIAQLNYHIGNFEGNLQKMLKATATAKEQGADIVVFGELAVTGYPPRDFLEFDDFIRRSEEVVNTLAKAAAGIAIVVGAPCRNPVIEGKDLYNSAYFLAEGKIQQVAHKALLPTYDIFDEYRYFEPASEFKVVDYKGCKIALTVCEDIWNVGNENPLYKICPLDELMPQSPDFVLNLSASPFSFTHASNRIHVLKANVERYGKPMFYVNHVGAQTEIIFDGGSLVMSPDGNVHDELPYFEECIRTYDLETVQKGGVHQVQPKEKMTLIHDALVTGIRDYFGKLGLKKAILGLSGGIDSAVVAVLAQRALGAENVRVLLMPSQFSSDHSINDARELAQNLNVQYDLISIEEAYASYEKLLKPHFAGTTFNVTEENIQARIRGMLLMAMSNKFGNILLNTSNKSEAAVGYGTLYGDMAGGLSVIADLYKTEVFALSRYMNKDGEVIPENIITKPPSAELRPDQFDSDSLPDYDTLDGVLYQYIEKRQGPRELIAMGYDEKLVRRILRMVNQNEFKRAQVAPILRVSAKAFGMGRRIPIVGKYLS